One genomic segment of Bacillota bacterium includes these proteins:
- a CDS encoding ABC transporter substrate-binding protein, which translates to MFRQQKKFFLACILVSSLVLLAGCSKGKTETATGAVELRYATGFKIEHLAGGCKQVTDGEGRKLLLVPRGQRPPSGYGSLPVVYTPVERVVVGSTTQAALLRPLGELGSITGVTTEKEHWYLEAVKEGLEQGRIQLVGSGMGPLDYDRVVALRPDLVLIYTGTPGSPETLRKLEELKVPVAVENSHLEQHPLGRMEWVKFLAAFYGKEEAAAEFFEAAAKRTEEITGEAVKARAKPKVLWGSIYQGKVYVPAGASYAARMIEMAGGDYLFKDLAGAGSSTVTLEEFYARGKSADVYISSTMPNYGITSIAKIVEQAKVLADLPPVKEGKVWCFQPWYYQAQDKTDEMIADLAAIFHPELFPEVKIKHHLQLPTSS; encoded by the coding sequence ATGTTCAGGCAGCAAAAAAAGTTCTTTCTGGCCTGCATCCTGGTCTCATCCCTGGTTTTACTGGCGGGCTGTAGTAAGGGAAAAACGGAAACGGCAACCGGTGCCGTTGAACTCAGGTATGCCACGGGGTTCAAAATCGAGCACCTGGCTGGGGGCTGTAAACAGGTCACCGACGGGGAAGGGAGGAAGCTGCTCCTGGTCCCGCGGGGCCAGCGGCCGCCGTCAGGATACGGGAGTCTACCCGTGGTTTACACGCCGGTCGAGCGGGTGGTAGTCGGCTCCACTACCCAGGCCGCCCTCTTGAGGCCGCTTGGGGAACTGGGAAGCATCACCGGTGTGACCACGGAAAAAGAGCACTGGTATCTCGAAGCGGTCAAAGAGGGGCTGGAGCAGGGCAGGATTCAACTGGTTGGCAGCGGTATGGGGCCCCTGGATTACGACCGGGTTGTGGCTTTGAGGCCGGATCTCGTCCTCATCTACACGGGAACCCCCGGCTCTCCTGAGACGCTCCGGAAACTGGAGGAGCTGAAGGTTCCCGTGGCGGTGGAGAACAGCCACCTGGAGCAGCACCCCCTGGGGAGAATGGAGTGGGTGAAGTTTCTCGCAGCCTTTTACGGAAAGGAGGAGGCGGCGGCAGAGTTTTTCGAAGCTGCAGCGAAGAGGACTGAAGAAATCACCGGAGAAGCCGTAAAGGCGAGAGCGAAGCCCAAGGTCCTCTGGGGAAGCATCTACCAGGGAAAGGTATACGTGCCGGCCGGGGCTTCGTATGCCGCCAGGATGATTGAAATGGCCGGCGGCGACTACCTCTTTAAGGACCTTGCGGGAGCGGGAAGCAGCACGGTGACGCTGGAAGAGTTCTACGCCCGGGGGAAAAGTGCGGATGTTTACATTTCCTCCACAATGCCCAACTACGGAATCACCTCCATCGCAAAGATCGTTGAGCAGGCAAAGGTTCTGGCAGACCTGCCGCCGGTGAAGGAAGGAAAGGTCTGGTGCTTCCAGCCCTGGTACTACCAGGCGCAGGATAAAACCGATGAAATGATCGCGGATCTTGCCGCCATTTTTCATCCCGAACTCTTTCCGGAAGTGAAAATTAAACATCATTTACAACTTCCTACAAGTTCGTAG
- a CDS encoding iron ABC transporter permease, producing MDATQRRTARLSLKIFLFLLFGCLLLLFFILNIALGSVHIPLGEVCKALLHREVDQVYQSVVWEIRFPRALAAVFGGAALATSGLLLQIFFRNPIVDPYVLGVSSGATLVVALLMLTGLALGAGAAPPFLLSTAALAGAAGVVGLVVTVASRVKNVVTLLVIGLMFGYLCSAGSSVLLAFAEKEKVHGFVLWTLGSFSGFCWDETAVLVMGGVLLLGGSYFLCKPLNALLLGEDYAQSMGVNIKMLRILIVIFSSGLAALVTAFAGPVAFIGLAGPHLARLTLGTSDNKLLIPATVLLGGLVATMCDLAARLVFSPVELPVSAVTSIFGAPLVVGLLLRRRTSL from the coding sequence GTGGACGCTACCCAGCGCCGGACAGCGCGGTTGTCTTTGAAGATTTTCCTGTTTCTTCTGTTCGGGTGCCTGCTGCTCCTCTTCTTTATCTTGAACATTGCTCTTGGTTCGGTTCACATCCCCCTGGGGGAGGTCTGCAAAGCCCTGCTCCACCGGGAGGTGGACCAGGTCTACCAGAGCGTGGTTTGGGAGATCCGCTTCCCCCGCGCCCTTGCCGCCGTGTTCGGGGGAGCGGCCCTGGCCACCAGCGGGCTGCTTTTGCAAATCTTTTTTCGTAATCCCATCGTTGACCCTTACGTCTTAGGAGTCTCTTCTGGCGCCACCCTGGTGGTCGCCCTCCTGATGCTTACAGGATTGGCCCTGGGAGCAGGCGCGGCCCCGCCCTTTTTACTGAGCACCGCTGCCCTTGCCGGCGCTGCGGGGGTGGTGGGCCTGGTAGTGACCGTTGCGAGCCGGGTAAAAAATGTTGTTACCCTGCTGGTAATCGGTTTGATGTTCGGCTACCTGTGCAGCGCCGGAAGCAGCGTCCTGCTCGCCTTTGCCGAGAAGGAAAAGGTGCACGGCTTCGTCCTCTGGACCCTGGGCAGCTTTTCCGGCTTTTGCTGGGACGAAACGGCAGTCCTGGTGATGGGTGGTGTCCTTTTGCTGGGGGGATCTTATTTTCTCTGCAAACCGCTCAATGCGCTGCTCCTGGGAGAAGATTATGCCCAGAGCATGGGGGTGAACATCAAAATGCTCCGGATTTTAATCGTTATCTTTTCCAGCGGCCTTGCCGCGCTGGTGACGGCTTTTGCGGGGCCCGTTGCTTTCATCGGTCTTGCAGGCCCCCACCTCGCCCGGCTCACTCTGGGAACTTCTGACAATAAGCTCCTGATTCCGGCGACGGTTCTGCTGGGAGGGCTGGTCGCCACCATGTGCGACCTGGCGGCCCGTCTCGTCTTTTCACCCGTGGAGCTGCCGGTCAGTGCCGTTACCTCTATATTTGGGGCGCCCCTTGTGGTCGGCCTGCTCCTGCGAAGGAGGACCAGCCTGTGA
- a CDS encoding ABC transporter ATP-binding protein — MNVVIKTSKLAVGYGSRMVVEGINLKALKGQLICLLGPNGSGKSTILRCLAGLLAPLEGAVYLKGQSLSCLESKSLAKTLAVVLTERPSPGLVTVFDLAAMGRYPYTNFFGHFSGEDKEKTWEALRLVNAHDLAERYFGELSDGEKQKVLLARALVQDPEVIVLDEPTTHLDVKHRLEVMAILRQLTREKGITVLLSLHEIDLALKYCEMALLVKEGRILAWGPPEEVLSDEVVARLYDMESARFSHCLGGIELKNGGGAAVYVLAGAGSGASLYRLLNKHGFSVVTGVIHENDIDCHVARALGATVLGEMPFEEISASSLEQAVYFGRQAASVIDAGYPVGSLNRRNVELARKLLAQGKVIYCLRSREEAEMLYGAGAARLVFCPTPVALVEMLNRREANE, encoded by the coding sequence GTGAACGTGGTAATAAAAACCTCGAAGCTGGCTGTAGGCTACGGCAGCAGGATGGTTGTCGAAGGGATTAACCTGAAGGCCTTAAAAGGACAATTGATCTGTCTTTTGGGCCCCAACGGTTCCGGGAAATCCACCATCTTGCGCTGCCTGGCCGGGCTGCTGGCTCCCTTAGAAGGCGCGGTTTACCTTAAGGGTCAGTCTTTATCCTGCCTGGAGTCAAAGAGCCTCGCCAAAACCCTGGCTGTAGTCTTAACAGAGCGCCCTTCCCCGGGTCTGGTAACCGTCTTCGATCTCGCGGCGATGGGGAGGTATCCCTACACCAACTTTTTCGGGCACTTTTCCGGGGAAGACAAGGAGAAGACCTGGGAGGCTCTGCGCCTTGTCAATGCCCATGATCTGGCAGAGAGGTACTTCGGCGAACTGAGCGATGGGGAGAAGCAAAAGGTGCTCCTGGCCCGGGCGCTGGTCCAGGACCCGGAAGTGATTGTCCTCGACGAGCCTACCACCCATCTGGACGTGAAGCACCGCCTGGAGGTAATGGCCATTTTGCGGCAGCTCACCAGGGAAAAGGGGATCACCGTGCTCCTCTCCCTGCACGAAATCGACCTCGCCCTGAAGTACTGCGAAATGGCGCTCCTTGTGAAGGAGGGGAGAATCCTGGCCTGGGGGCCGCCGGAAGAGGTCCTGAGCGACGAGGTGGTGGCCCGGCTTTACGATATGGAGTCTGCCCGGTTCAGCCACTGCCTGGGCGGCATCGAACTTAAGAACGGCGGCGGGGCGGCGGTTTACGTCCTGGCTGGCGCCGGGAGCGGCGCCTCCCTCTACCGCCTGCTGAACAAACATGGTTTCAGCGTGGTGACGGGCGTGATTCACGAGAACGACATCGACTGCCACGTGGCCAGGGCCCTGGGGGCCACCGTTCTCGGCGAAATGCCCTTTGAAGAAATCAGCGCGAGCTCTTTGGAGCAGGCGGTTTATTTCGGCCGGCAGGCTGCCTCCGTGATCGATGCCGGCTACCCGGTGGGGTCCCTGAACAGGCGCAACGTGGAGCTGGCAAGGAAGCTTCTGGCCCAGGGTAAGGTAATTTACTGCCTGCGTAGCAGGGAGGAGGCGGAGATGCTCTACGGGGCCGGTGCGGCGCGGCTGGTTTTCTGTCCCACTCCCGTTGCGCTGGTGGAAATGCTGAACAGGCGGGAAGCAAATGAGTGA
- a CDS encoding adenosylcobinamide amidohydrolase, with translation MSERGGKRMLIHEMRSGEKVFLRDGTIIVRFPGPRRVVSTARINGGYREDLEAVFNYHIPADCKAEELPGGSAEGYLGYLTEKLGLPRDRTAGLLTAARMENAAIRALSFRELEVTAIVTAGVDVNGGRAGDPARHYELDGRWTYLGGTINILLFVDGNLPPHTLVRALVTATEAKAAALQELMAPSRYSRGIATGSGTDQIIAVSNAESPHLFTCAGKHSKLGELIGKVVKEATREALEKETGLSPKRQRNFLARLERYGIGPEDFWREAQETGLAFEKDRYFEQLHQLAGDARLVALVASLLHLLDEHEWGLLPAGVVIEEGGKYLRSSLPWAFPSGQEKDPVAFLLAAFVSGVNKLIKNSGAAAPE, from the coding sequence ATGAGTGAAAGAGGTGGAAAAAGGATGTTAATTCACGAAATGAGGAGCGGGGAGAAGGTTTTCCTGAGGGACGGCACAATCATCGTCCGGTTTCCGGGCCCGCGCCGGGTGGTGAGCACTGCGAGGATCAACGGGGGTTACCGGGAGGACCTGGAGGCGGTTTTCAACTACCACATACCTGCTGACTGCAAAGCCGAGGAGCTTCCGGGAGGGAGCGCCGAAGGGTACCTAGGATACCTCACGGAGAAGCTTGGTCTTCCCCGGGATCGTACGGCCGGCCTGCTCACCGCCGCCCGCATGGAGAACGCCGCCATTAGGGCTTTAAGTTTCCGGGAGCTGGAAGTGACGGCGATCGTGACCGCCGGGGTAGATGTCAACGGGGGGCGCGCCGGAGACCCCGCCCGGCACTATGAGCTGGACGGGAGGTGGACCTACCTCGGGGGAACGATCAACATCTTGCTTTTTGTTGACGGTAACCTCCCGCCCCACACCCTGGTACGCGCCCTCGTTACGGCCACAGAGGCAAAGGCTGCTGCCCTGCAGGAGCTGATGGCACCGAGCCGCTACTCCCGGGGGATCGCTACCGGCTCTGGCACCGACCAGATTATTGCCGTGTCCAACGCGGAGTCTCCCCACCTTTTTACCTGCGCGGGCAAGCACTCCAAGCTGGGCGAGTTGATCGGAAAAGTGGTAAAAGAGGCTACCAGAGAGGCCCTGGAGAAGGAAACCGGGCTGAGCCCCAAGCGCCAGCGCAATTTCCTGGCCCGCCTGGAGCGGTACGGGATCGGGCCCGAAGACTTCTGGCGAGAGGCTCAGGAAACCGGGCTTGCTTTTGAGAAGGACCGGTATTTCGAACAGCTCCACCAGCTGGCCGGTGACGCAAGGCTGGTGGCCCTTGTCGCCTCCCTCCTGCACCTCCTTGACGAGCATGAGTGGGGGCTTCTCCCGGCGGGGGTTGTTATCGAGGAAGGGGGAAAGTACCTGCGGTCCTCTCTTCCCTGGGCTTTCCCCAGCGGCCAGGAAAAGGACCCGGTAGCTTTTCTGCTCGCGGCCTTCGTTTCCGGCGTAAACAAGCTGATCAAAAACTCCGGCGCGGCCGCGCCGGAGTAG
- a CDS encoding flavin reductase family protein: MKTALRQLPWPATLIGSCHEGRHNLMTASWVSQVSFKPLLVMVSIAPERFTYELVSASGEFVVSILAADQAEIAQFCGSRSGRDVDKVKALGLKTLPGKAVKVPLLADCLANLECRVAATHPAGDHAIFIGEVVGGEVQRPEAEPLVVRDWKWGRYVKAEA; this comes from the coding sequence GTGAAAACAGCCCTGCGCCAGCTTCCCTGGCCCGCGACTCTGATCGGGAGCTGTCACGAAGGCCGCCACAACCTCATGACAGCCTCCTGGGTGAGCCAGGTTTCCTTCAAGCCTCTGCTAGTGATGGTTTCGATCGCCCCGGAGCGCTTCACCTACGAACTCGTCTCCGCCTCCGGGGAATTCGTTGTCAGCATCCTTGCCGCCGACCAGGCGGAGATCGCTCAGTTCTGCGGCAGCCGCTCCGGAAGGGACGTGGACAAGGTAAAGGCCCTGGGTCTAAAAACCCTCCCGGGAAAAGCTGTCAAGGTCCCGCTCCTCGCGGACTGCCTCGCCAACCTCGAGTGCCGGGTAGCGGCCACCCACCCTGCCGGTGACCACGCGATCTTCATCGGAGAGGTTGTGGGAGGCGAGGTCCAGAGGCCCGAGGCGGAGCCTCTCGTGGTCCGCGACTGGAAGTGGGGGCGTTACGTGAAAGCAGAAGCCTGA
- the cobN gene encoding cobaltochelatase subunit CobN encodes MSLKVLFCTAIEGELVTLSRAVRSLISEHGPMVEVIARSRREIQSAEKIEELLEIVPRCHLILLHLMGGPDSLPGFNLLTGVAREKNISLAVLPSTGDNVSELLALSSLPAEEYRLVCSYVSYGGEANFRNLLLWAANRFLSKAPPVEEPKPLPWEGLYHPDFREESALAAHLEEKIKEKKRPVIGILFYQSYWVAGNTSFVDELIREIEDQGGIALPVFLYATRNDELGCRGIEWALANYFTRDGQPLVDAVVTTLMFSQTMATPTINRPAEENFYRKLGVPLIKAIISLTSYAEWEESLQGLGPLDVVMSVALPEFDGALITVPIATREEEERDLLTGATLSKYVPVGERVKKVASLALRWAKLRHMPNREKRVAIILHNYPPRNDRIGCAFGLDTPVSVHRLLLALKERGYRVEDLPPDGAALMEKILSGLTNERGWLDPRELERRAAARVEQETYEKWFAAFPAGAQGMLARDWGDPPGEVFAYGKHLLVPGVFLGNIFIGIQPVRGFLEDPSRIYHSPDLAPPHHYLAYYRWLRDEFKADLVFHIGKHGSLEWLPGKGIGLSQACFPDLVFPDLPHVYPYIINNPGEGTQAKRRSHACIIDHLIPVMTRADTYDELAEVEALVKDYHTAKTLDPSKLPVLRGLIWERVEAAHLDHDLGISKEEAGKDWESMLERLHTYLCEVKDTLIRDGLHILGQPPEGDRFVEMLLALTRLPNGPVPSLREQVAGFLGHDYAALLENPGYFSSEHNCTYGEILEEIDRKGRALFETFARENYAREKAVHVTRQVLGKEDEEIGQILTYLAETLVPALRATEQELVNCLAALEGAYIPPGPSGAPTRGMAGILPTGRNFYSIDPQAIPTRAAWHTGQALANALLERYRRDEGKYPEGIGMVIWATNTMRTGGDDVAEALYLMGVRPVWEKSGRVKGLEVIPLEELGRPRIDVTIRASGLFRDAFLNIIHLLDQAAEMVASLDEPEELNFLAAHMRAEVKEKVSDGMEPERARREALWRVFSDRPGCYGAGVSNLVTAKNWKDEKDFAEVYITWGGYAYSRQVYGEDAREPFRRRLATLEATVKNEDTREIDIFDSDDFYSYHGGMVAAVKAVRGSLPASFSGDSSDPARVRVRTLGEEARFIFRGRVLNPKWIESMKRHGYKGAGDLSHLVEVAFGWDATAEVLEGWMYEELARKYVLDPAMQHWFKEVNPWALQNITEHLLEAVERGMWQAGREMAEALRDIYLDIEAELEARTEI; translated from the coding sequence TTGAGTCTGAAGGTTTTATTTTGCACTGCCATCGAAGGGGAACTGGTTACCTTAAGCAGAGCCGTAAGGTCCCTGATCTCTGAACACGGCCCCATGGTCGAGGTCATCGCCCGCTCGAGGCGAGAAATCCAAAGCGCCGAAAAAATCGAGGAACTCCTCGAGATCGTCCCCCGGTGCCACCTGATTCTGCTCCACCTGATGGGCGGCCCCGATTCCCTGCCTGGCTTCAATCTGCTCACAGGAGTGGCCCGGGAGAAAAACATTTCTCTGGCTGTATTGCCTTCAACAGGGGATAATGTTTCCGAATTGTTGGCCCTGAGTTCGCTTCCAGCCGAAGAATACCGCCTCGTGTGCTCATACGTCAGCTACGGCGGTGAAGCCAACTTCAGAAACCTCCTCCTGTGGGCGGCCAACCGCTTCCTCAGCAAAGCCCCCCCGGTGGAGGAGCCAAAACCCCTGCCCTGGGAAGGCCTCTACCACCCCGACTTCCGGGAGGAGAGCGCTCTTGCGGCGCACCTGGAAGAAAAGATCAAAGAAAAGAAGAGACCTGTAATCGGGATCCTTTTCTACCAGAGCTACTGGGTGGCGGGAAACACGAGCTTCGTTGACGAGCTAATCCGGGAAATCGAAGACCAGGGAGGAATAGCCCTGCCAGTTTTCCTCTACGCCACGCGAAACGACGAACTCGGATGCCGGGGGATCGAGTGGGCGCTCGCAAATTATTTCACCAGAGACGGCCAGCCCTTAGTTGACGCCGTGGTGACCACCCTAATGTTCTCACAAACAATGGCTACCCCCACCATCAACCGCCCGGCAGAAGAAAACTTTTACCGGAAACTAGGCGTTCCTTTGATCAAGGCCATCATTTCGCTCACTTCCTACGCGGAGTGGGAGGAGAGCCTCCAGGGACTCGGCCCTCTCGATGTGGTGATGAGCGTCGCCCTCCCCGAGTTTGACGGGGCACTGATCACCGTTCCCATCGCCACCCGCGAGGAAGAAGAGCGGGATCTCCTTACCGGAGCAACGTTGAGCAAGTACGTCCCCGTAGGGGAGCGGGTAAAAAAGGTAGCCTCTCTGGCCTTGCGCTGGGCAAAGCTCAGGCACATGCCTAACCGGGAGAAAAGGGTGGCCATCATCCTCCACAACTACCCGCCCCGCAACGACCGCATCGGCTGCGCCTTTGGCCTGGACACCCCGGTTAGCGTCCACCGCCTGCTGCTAGCGCTAAAGGAGAGGGGCTACCGCGTTGAAGACCTTCCCCCCGACGGGGCAGCGCTGATGGAGAAGATCCTGTCCGGCCTCACCAACGAGCGGGGTTGGCTCGACCCCAGGGAGCTGGAACGCCGGGCAGCAGCGCGGGTAGAGCAGGAAACTTACGAAAAATGGTTTGCCGCTTTTCCGGCCGGGGCCCAGGGAATGCTGGCAAGAGATTGGGGTGACCCTCCTGGGGAGGTTTTTGCTTACGGAAAGCACCTCCTCGTACCGGGCGTCTTCCTGGGGAACATCTTCATCGGAATCCAGCCCGTGCGCGGCTTTCTCGAAGACCCCTCTCGCATCTACCACAGCCCGGACCTGGCGCCACCCCATCACTACCTTGCCTATTACCGGTGGCTGCGGGACGAATTCAAGGCCGATCTCGTCTTCCACATCGGGAAGCACGGCTCCCTGGAATGGCTTCCTGGCAAAGGGATCGGGCTTTCCCAGGCCTGCTTCCCGGACCTTGTTTTCCCGGATCTGCCTCACGTCTACCCTTATATCATCAACAACCCCGGCGAGGGAACCCAGGCCAAGCGGCGCTCCCACGCCTGCATCATCGACCACCTCATCCCTGTGATGACCAGGGCCGACACTTACGACGAGCTGGCCGAAGTGGAGGCCCTGGTTAAGGATTACCACACCGCCAAGACCCTCGACCCCTCGAAGCTCCCGGTCTTGCGCGGCCTGATCTGGGAGCGGGTGGAGGCTGCCCACCTTGACCACGACCTCGGCATCTCCAAGGAAGAGGCCGGGAAAGACTGGGAGAGCATGCTGGAGCGCCTCCATACCTACCTCTGCGAAGTCAAGGATACCCTGATCCGCGACGGGCTCCATATCCTGGGCCAACCTCCCGAGGGGGACCGGTTCGTGGAGATGCTGCTTGCCCTTACCAGGTTGCCTAACGGACCGGTTCCTTCCCTGCGCGAGCAAGTGGCCGGGTTCTTGGGCCACGACTATGCCGCTCTTTTGGAAAACCCTGGATATTTTTCAAGTGAGCATAACTGCACCTACGGCGAGATCCTGGAAGAGATCGACAGGAAGGGCCGCGCCCTTTTCGAGACCTTCGCCAGGGAAAACTACGCCCGGGAAAAAGCGGTGCATGTCACGAGACAGGTGCTGGGAAAAGAAGACGAGGAGATCGGCCAGATCCTCACCTACCTTGCCGAAACTTTAGTCCCGGCTCTAAGGGCCACGGAGCAGGAGCTTGTCAATTGTCTTGCGGCCTTAGAAGGGGCCTATATCCCGCCCGGGCCCTCCGGGGCGCCGACGCGGGGGATGGCCGGGATCCTCCCGACCGGGCGCAACTTCTACTCAATTGACCCCCAGGCAATCCCCACCCGGGCCGCCTGGCACACGGGACAGGCGCTCGCCAATGCCCTTTTGGAGCGGTACCGGCGGGATGAGGGAAAGTATCCGGAAGGCATCGGAATGGTGATCTGGGCCACCAACACCATGCGGACAGGAGGTGATGATGTTGCCGAGGCCCTCTACCTCATGGGGGTCCGCCCGGTCTGGGAGAAAAGCGGGCGGGTCAAGGGATTAGAAGTAATTCCTCTCGAGGAGCTGGGGCGGCCGCGAATCGATGTCACCATCCGGGCGAGCGGGCTTTTCCGGGACGCCTTCCTCAACATCATCCACCTTTTAGACCAGGCAGCAGAAATGGTTGCTTCCTTAGACGAGCCTGAGGAGTTGAACTTCTTGGCTGCCCACATGCGGGCTGAGGTGAAAGAAAAAGTGAGCGATGGGATGGAACCGGAACGCGCCCGGAGAGAGGCTCTCTGGCGGGTCTTTAGCGACCGCCCGGGGTGCTACGGAGCAGGTGTGAGCAACCTCGTCACTGCAAAAAACTGGAAGGACGAAAAGGACTTTGCTGAGGTCTACATCACCTGGGGAGGCTACGCCTACAGCAGGCAGGTCTATGGTGAAGACGCCCGGGAACCATTCCGCCGGCGCCTGGCGACTTTAGAGGCAACTGTGAAGAACGAAGATACCCGGGAGATCGACATTTTTGACAGCGATGATTTTTACTCTTACCACGGGGGAATGGTGGCAGCGGTGAAGGCTGTGAGGGGCTCTTTGCCGGCCTCTTTCAGCGGCGACAGTTCCGACCCGGCGCGGGTGCGGGTCCGCACTCTCGGGGAGGAAGCCAGGTTCATCTTCCGGGGCAGGGTTCTCAACCCCAAGTGGATCGAGAGCATGAAGAGACACGGCTACAAAGGGGCGGGAGACCTCTCCCACCTGGTGGAGGTGGCCTTTGGGTGGGACGCCACAGCCGAAGTCCTGGAGGGCTGGATGTACGAGGAGCTGGCGCGCAAATATGTCCTCGACCCCGCCATGCAGCACTGGTTTAAAGAGGTCAATCCCTGGGCACTGCAGAACATCACTGAACACCTGCTGGAGGCAGTTGAGCGGGGAATGTGGCAGGCGGGCCGGGAGATGGCGGAGGCCCTGAGGGACATCTACCTGGACATAGAAGCAGAACTAGAGGCCCGAACCGAAATTTAG
- a CDS encoding radical SAM protein gives MGEEIKCLILLVTRDCNLRCRYCYALGGEKKDYMTWETARRAVDYVAARSRSFKIQFTGGEPLLNFPLVKKIIAYLENHPGSVTFQLQTNGTLIDRARARELKMLRIGLGVSLDGPPEVNDSLRPFPGGRGSATAVIRGLQSLAAEGVRVGVTTVLTDESTRSLPRLMELASYLGNIHGVSLDLLRPLGRGADPGVRAPDLDLLESRVQAALYRAEELAQLGGPRVRFREAERLRHQLLQGATKDHYCYATTGQSMAVMPDGSVYPCASLSDLQEFFLGNIEDSNFSLTRALETKKWFRQRRKPPAGCKGCPQSGFCGGGCLARAYAHKGRVDRPFEGDCRLKKIFWEWVRRADKNFERMGGFSARTTKS, from the coding sequence GTGGGAGAAGAGATCAAGTGCCTGATCCTGCTGGTGACCCGCGACTGCAACCTGCGCTGCCGCTACTGCTACGCCCTGGGGGGTGAAAAGAAAGACTACATGACTTGGGAGACGGCAAGGCGCGCCGTGGACTACGTCGCCGCAAGAAGCCGGTCTTTCAAGATCCAGTTTACAGGCGGCGAACCCTTGTTGAACTTTCCCCTGGTCAAGAAGATAATCGCCTACCTTGAAAACCACCCGGGATCTGTTACCTTTCAACTCCAGACGAACGGGACCCTGATCGACCGGGCGCGGGCGCGGGAATTAAAAATGCTGAGGATCGGCCTGGGGGTAAGCCTCGACGGGCCTCCGGAGGTGAACGATAGCTTGCGCCCTTTCCCCGGGGGCAGGGGTTCCGCCACCGCTGTGATCCGGGGCCTTCAGAGCCTTGCCGCAGAAGGAGTCAGGGTGGGTGTGACAACTGTTTTGACCGATGAAAGCACCCGTTCGCTGCCGCGCCTGATGGAACTCGCCTCTTACCTGGGCAATATCCACGGAGTTTCCCTCGATCTTTTGCGCCCCCTGGGTAGGGGAGCTGATCCCGGGGTGAGGGCACCTGATCTGGACCTGCTCGAAAGCCGGGTGCAGGCAGCTCTTTACCGGGCGGAGGAACTGGCGCAGCTGGGAGGCCCCCGCGTCAGGTTTCGCGAGGCTGAAAGGCTGCGCCACCAGCTGCTGCAGGGGGCGACGAAGGATCATTACTGCTATGCAACAACAGGTCAGAGTATGGCAGTAATGCCCGACGGCTCTGTGTACCCCTGTGCCTCCCTCAGCGATCTGCAAGAGTTTTTCCTGGGGAACATTGAAGACTCCAACTTTTCCCTGACCAGGGCCCTGGAGACAAAGAAGTGGTTCAGGCAAAGGAGGAAGCCGCCCGCAGGGTGCAAGGGCTGCCCCCAAAGCGGGTTCTGCGGTGGAGGCTGCCTGGCGCGGGCCTACGCCCACAAAGGCCGGGTGGATCGCCCCTTTGAGGGAGACTGCCGCTTGAAGAAAATCTTTTGGGAGTGGGTAAGGCGGGCTGATAAAAATTTCGAAAGGATGGGAGGATTTTCGGCGAGGACGACGAAAAGCTAA